From the genome of Perca flavescens isolate YP-PL-M2 chromosome 1, PFLA_1.0, whole genome shotgun sequence, one region includes:
- the nkpd1 gene encoding NTPase KAP family P-loop domain-containing protein 1 has protein sequence MSHHRVIMYKPKKDDIYAYALSKTLTKVSSPATVGLYSSCQDRINMILGQMEVNMKREALRIGKEYKGRHKPRSVTPSFSGFLALIGRMLFYRPIWTEENQQHHNIRFIHVHFSAWHFAGSDLLWAGLAIRLFHAMQVNFGKLKIVLYRVAQHNEEDEVKNKTVENGPNHWRSKKVCCCPLWFLVLFILVLPIIILVFLLTFGLPKPEVKPDGAVNGTNSQVNVLEGLAIAAFGVPTASALRFVFLIIKNLIFNQEKNIKKGMDNERVSSHLGFMNEVRKEMWFLSRFIQFMEVFERRRIRVVLQITNLDRCSPKKIVAVLDAINILLSDEECPYISILAVNPDVLVEKVNYADGCFSKEDRAYALLHRIVTLAFTVPPLCDDSKRSLFYSLTSNSKHPEDISMSGNKRRAGGLEKTSSSDLFSLEIASETKESHPLIDKTTADLDVNEDEVEMLVRSILTSNERNLNSYMFEDAMSMRRAINSIRVTVIIMKTLKKELPQPENIAAWVVLANQWPCRLSWIIQCVEDAQQRADIDRDNSANADDSKTLWTVFSESRAELYVMSAQIEDLLEQDGDPEMFEKFLRVDFPFTVKDLKTFEEATVNLDHSIRKELAHIRGTSRLKDSGWMRNLAPLPITTIINMKKEDVCEELERMEYPRKYIDMVKSHNLNGAALVFGDADDLKDLLDMTFGEWATFRLHFLGLPSHLRPQYKNMALTHSHPQNKLSGGPLHVSTQYISNPNLINS, from the exons TGAACATGAAGCGGGAAGCTTTGAGGATTGGGAAGGAATATAAGGGAAGACACAAGCCTCGCTCAGTTACGCCTTCATTTAGTGGCTTTCTAGCACTCATTGGCCGAATGCTCTTCTACAGGCCCATTTGGACAGAGGAGAACCAGCAGCACCATAACATCAGGTTCATTCACGTACATTTTAGTGCCTGGCATTTTGCAGGCAGTGACCTGCTTTGGGCCGGGCTAGCCATACGGCTGTTTCATGCCATGCAGGTGAACTTTGGGAAATTAAAGATTGTACTCTACCGTGTGGCTCAACATAATGAAGAAGACGAAGTCAAGAACAAG ACAGTGGAGAATGGTCCCAACCATTGGAGGTCCAAAAAAGTTTGCTGCTGCCCTCTGTGGTTTCTCGTCCTGTTCATTCTTGTGTTACCAATTATCATCCTGGTATTCCTGTTGACTTTTGGCCTTCCCAAACCTGAGGTGAAACCAGACGGGGCGGTGAATGGAACAAACAGCCAGGTGAATGTGCTGGAGGGCCTGGCCATCGCTGCCTTTGGAGTCCCTACAGCAAGCGCATTGAGGTTTGTCTTTCTGATTATTAAGAACCTTATCTTCAACCAGGAGAAGAACATAAAGAAGGGGATGGACAATGAGCGGGTCAGCAGCCATCTGGGCTTCATGAACGAAGTGAGGAAGGAAATGTGGTTTCTGTCTCGATTCATCCAGTTTATGGAGGTGTTTGAGAGGAGGAGGATCCGGGTGGTACTGCAGATCACCAATCTGGACCGTTGCTCCCCCAAAAAAATCGTCGCAGTTCTGGATGCCATCAACATTCTGCTTTCGGATGAGGAATGTCCATATATTTCCATTCTGGCCGTCAACCCAGATGTTCTTGTGGAGAAAGTGAACTATGCAGATGGCTGCTTTAGCAAAGAGGACAGAGCGTACGCACTGTTGCACCGCATCGTGACTCTGGCCTTCACGGTCCCACCGCTGTGCGATGATTCAAAGCGCAGTTTATTTTACAGCCTCACCAGTAATTCAAAACACCCTGAGGACATAAGCATGAGCGGAAATAAACGTAGAGCTGGGGGCCTCGAAAAGACATCTTCCTCAGATTTATTTTCACTGGAGATTGCGTCTGAAACGAAAGAGTCACATCCACTGATagataaaactacagcagacctGGATGTAAATGAGGATGAAGTAGAAATGTTGGTCCGGAGCATCCTGACCAGCAATGAAAGGAATCTAAACTCATACATGTTTGAGGATGCCATGTCTATGAGGAGGGCGATCAACTCCATTCGGGTGACTGTGATAATCATGAAGACTTTAAAGAAAGAGCTTCCTCAACCCGAAAACATCGCAGCATGGGTGGTCTTGGCCAATCAGTGGCCTTGCCGCCTAAGCTGGATCATCCAGTGCGTGGAAGACGCTCAGCAAAGAGCAGATATTGATCGTGACAATTCGGCAAACGCTGACGATTCAAAGACCTTGTGGACAGTGTTCAGCGAGTCCAGGGCAGAGCTGTATGTGATGAGTGCTCAGATTGAAGACCTCCTCGAGCAGGACGGAGATCCTGAGATGTTTGAAAAATTCCTCAGGGTAGATTTCCCATTCACTGTGAAGGACTTGAAGACATTTGAAGAGGCCACGGTGAACCTGGATCATTCAATTAGGAAGGAGCTGGCTCACATCAGAGGGACATCCAGGCTGAAGGATTCTGGTTGGATGAGGAACCTAGCTCCTCTGCCAATCACAACTATCATCAATATGAAGAAAGAGGATGTATGTGAAGAG TTGGAGAGGATGGAATACCCCCGTAAGTACATTGATATGGTGAAAAGCCATAACCTCAACGGTGCGGCACTGGTCTTTGGTGATGCAGATGATCTTAAAGACCTGCTAGATATGACCTTTGGTGAATGGGCAACTTTCAGACTCCACTTCCTGGGTTTACCGTCACATCTCCGACCACAATACAAGAACATGGCACTGACACATTCTCATCCTCAGAACAAGCTGTCTGGAGGTCCCCTCCATGTTTCCACTCAGTACATTTCTAATCCCAATCTAATTAACAGCTAA